One genomic region from Populus nigra chromosome 8, ddPopNigr1.1, whole genome shotgun sequence encodes:
- the LOC133702095 gene encoding protein PHOTOPERIOD-INDEPENDENT EARLY FLOWERING 1-like isoform X5, with product MASKGPRSKLDHETRARRQKALEAPREPRRPKTHWDHVLEEMVWLSKDFESERKWKLAQAKKVALRASKGMLDQATRGEKKLKEEEQRLRKVAVNISKDVKKFWVKIEKLVLYKHQMELDEKKKRALDKHLEFLLGQTERYSTMLAENLVEKPPEQYFAPEKPSIADRVGDDANTPLQVVDAHCLEAQVDTADNDDEYDVQSEDEVEDDEHTIEEDEALITKEERQEELEGLHNEMDIPLEELLKRYTVEKGGRESSENGAKPCANGEEHCESKGEDISAACEMEISSSPVNAGRRCVSYNNLLEIGAYETRNQLSISEDPAREHVPYDFNDEQEDGDFDLAAEEEKDDETTLLEEEEMAKADSNNPIDEILLLQKESEIPLEELLARYTKEPNSEVSEDESEYTPVLSDNMSNSPGHEEELKQLDNSMDEMVEHGEHPLVEEQEKGNEEISEEGRESESKIADAAAAARSAQPTGNTFLTTKVRTKFPFLLKYPLREYQHIGLDWLVTMYEQRLNGILADEMGLGKTIMTIALLAHLACEKGIWGPHLIVVPTSVMLNWETEFLKWCPAFKILTYFGSAKERKCKRQGWLKPNFFHVCITTYRLVIQDSKVFKRKKWKYLILDEAHLIKNWKSQRWQTLLNFNSKRRILLTGTPLQNDLMELWSLMHFLMPHIFQSHQEFKDWFSNPITGMVEGQERVNKEVVDRLHNVLRPFILRRLKRDVEKQLPMKLEHVIYCRLSRRQRNLYEDFIASSETQATLATANFFGMISIIMQLRKVCNHPDLFEGRPIISSFDMAGMDIQLSSSICSMFSPGPYSSVDLCALGLIFTHLDFNMVSWECDEVKAIATPSRLIEERANLANIEDVGPGSKHLKRLPGTNIFEEIRKSLLEGRLREMKQRAASIAWWNSLRCRKKPVYSTTLRELLTVKHPIYDIHCQKVERLSSLCSSKLGDVVLSPIERFQKMTDLVESFMFAIPAARSPAPIFWCSQTRTPVFLHSTYEEKCSEMLLPLLSPIRPAIVRRQLYFPDRRLIQFDCGKLQELAILLRKLKSEGHRVLIFTQMTKMLDILEAFINLYGYTYMRLDGSTQPEDRQTLMQRFNTNPKIFIFILSTRSGGVGINLVGADTVIFYDSDWNPAMDQQAQDRCHRIGQTREVHIYRLISESTIEENILKKANQKRALDDLVIQSGGYNTEFFKKLDPMELFSGHKTLQIKNMQREKNNNNGNEVSLSNADVEAALKYAEDEADYMALKKVEQEEAVDNQEFTEEAIGRLEDDEFVNDDDMKADEPTDHEMTTCCKEGEVNLDENDCIEERAVTFTGNKDDVDMLADVKQMAAAAAAAGQAISSFENQLRPIDRYAVRFLELWDPIIDKAALESQVRFQETEWELDRIEKYKDEMEAEIDDDEEPLVYERWDADFATEAYRQQVEALTQHQLMEEKEAEAEANEKESADGHLDAMVRCKVPRNPKSKSKKKPKKTKFKSLKKESLTSELKHMKVEASIETLSADDDDDDDDDDVIYPDDGTYSDTTSPYSSVQRKRKKAELAIDIDKKRSRKNSKKFKKAPETCPFDVDSDLSGKQHGRSMELKSYEVVSDLEQKPAGRSKMGGKISISTMPVKRVLMIKPEKLKKGNVWSRDCVPPPDSWLPQEDAILCAVVHEYGPHWSLVSETLYGMAAGGFYRGRYRHPVHCCERFRELIHRYVLSSPEHPINNEKMSNMVSGKALLKVTEDNIRMLLNVAAEQPDHELLLQKHFTALLSAVWRVNSRAECQQNLSSSRNALYNHGRVFNSSVNQLPSNSSKESAKRMKFTNLGHSSKLLAAALHDASSRRPDDRVSYSNLSEVAPAIGEQLEVTLEFQKEEDDSLIQFPPIISMSIPSSAPLTSVNKDRAEAHHLRASTSIAENRFRDAARACVEGDLGWVSSTAPANDFKLRLPSKTQSLGKHKLSVSESTKPPRSKMKKTLIEHSQGHLFAEPVSQPLPVLSSRDPNLRFDLPPIAIQDNKDEYSISCIEKELSAEMGTWDAVAHDYVLGFTSGLDDFSSLPEFTDIG from the exons ATGGCGTCGAAAGGTCCAAGGTCTAAGCTTGATCACGAGACGAGAGCTCGGCGTCAAAAG GCACTGGAAGCTCCGAGAGAACCCCGTCGCCCGAAAACTCACTGGGATCATGTTTTGGAGGAAATGGTTTGGTTGTCGAAG GATTTTGAGTCGGAGAGGAAATGGAAATTGGCGCAAGCCAAGAAAGTGGCTTTAAGAGCAAGCAAGGGCATGTTGGATCAGGCCACCAgaggagaaaagaaattgaag GAAGAGGAGCAGCGGTTGCGAAAAGTAGCGGTCAATATTTCAAAGGATGTAAAGAAGTTCTGGGTTAAAATAGAAAAGCTG GTGCTTTACAAGCATCAGATGGAGCTtgatgagaagaagaaaagggcaCTTGATAAGCATCTTGAATTTCTTCTAGGACAAACTGAGAG GTACTCTACAATGCTGGCAGAAAATCTAGTGGAGAAACCACCAGAGCAATATTTTGCACCAGAAAAACCGAGTATTGCGGATAGGGTAGGAGATGATGCTAATACACCCCTGCAAGTCGTTGATG CTCATTGTTTAGAGGCCCAAGTGGACACTGCAGACAACGACGATGAGTATGATGTGCAATCTGAAGATGAAGTG GAAGATGATGAGCATACTATTGAGGAAGATGAGGCTCTTATAACCAAAGAAGAAAGGCAAGAAGAATTGGAAGGTCTGCACAATGAAATGGATATTCCCCTTGAGGAGCTACTCAAGCGTTACACTGTAGAGAAAG GTGGCAGGGAAAGTAGTGAAAATGGAGCTAAGCCATGTGCAAATGGGGAAGAACATTGTGAGA GCAAAGGAGAAGATATTTCTGCTGCTTGTGAGATGGAGATAAGCAGCTCACCTGTTAATGCTGGTCGTCGTTGTGTAAGTT ACAACAATTTATTGGAAATTGGGGCATATGAAACCAGAAATCAGTTAAGTATCTCTGAGGATCCAGCCAGAGAACATGTGCCATATGATTTCAATGACGAACAG GAAGATGGTGATTTTGATCTTGCCGCTGAAGAAGAAAAG GATGATGAGACAACCTTGTTGGAGGAGGAAGAGATGGCAAAAGCAGATTCAAACAATCCCATAGATGAG ATTTTGTTACTGCAAAAGGAGAGTGAAATTCCTTTGGAAGAATTGCTTGCAAGGTATACAAAG GAGCCAAACAGCGAAGTTTCAGAGGATGAATCTGAATACACACCAGTATTATCAGACAATATGTCAAATTCCCCAGGCCATGAAGAAGAACTGAAGCAGCTGGATAACTCAATGGATGAAATGGTTGAACATGGGGAACATCCTCTTGTAGAAGAACAAGAGAAGGGAAATGAAGAAATTTCAGAAGAAGGAAGGGAGAGTGAAAGTAAGATTgctgatgctgctgctgctgcaagaTCTGCACAACCAACAGGCAATACATTCTTGACAACCAAAGTGCGCACAAAATTCCCCTTTCTTCTCAAGTATCCTCTTCGTGAATATCAACATATAGGCCTTGATTGGCTTGTTACAATGTATGAACAAAGATTAAATGGGATTCTAGCTGATGAAATGGGGCTTGGAAAGACGATCATGACTATTGCTTTGCTTGCACACCTAGCATGTGAAAAGGGAATATGGGGTCCTCATCTGATTGTGGTTCCAACAAGTGTCATGCTTAACTGGGAAACAGAGTTTCTTAAATGGTGTCCTGCCTTCAagattttaacatattttggCAGTGCAAAAGAGCGTAAATGCAAGAGGCAAGGTTGGCTGAAACCAAATTTCTTCCATGTATGCATAACAACTTACAGACTGGTTATACAGGATTCTAAAGTCTTCAAGAGGAAGAAATGGAAGTATTTGATTTTGGATGAAGCTCATCTGATTAAAAATTGGAAGTCCCAGCGATGGCAAactcttttaaatttcaattcaaaaagaCGCATCTTATTAACTGGCACACCTCTGCAGAATGATCTCATGGAACTGTGGTCACTAATGCATTTCTTGATGCCCCACATCTTTCAATCTCACCAGGAATTTAAGGACTGGTTCAGTAATCCAATAACTGGGATGGTGGAGGGACAAGAAAGAGTGAACAAAGAAGTTGTTGATCGTTTGCACAATGTTCTCCGTCCGTTTATCCTCCGTCGATTGAAAAGGGACGTGGAGAAGCAACTCCCCATGAAACTTGAACATGTCATCTATTGTAGACTTTCAAGGAGGCAGCGTAACTTGTACGAGGATTTCATTGCTAGTTCAGAGACACAAGCTACCCTTGCCACTGCCAACTTTTTTGGGATGATCAGCATCATAATGCAACTTCGTAAAGTTTGTAATCATCCTGATTTATTTGAGGGTCGTCCAATTATTAGTTCTTTTGATATGGCTGGTATGGACATCCAATTGAGTAGTTCTATTTGTTCAATGTTTTCACCTGGCCCATATTCATCTGTAGATCTTTGTGCTTTGGGGCTTATATTTACACATCTTGATTTTAACATGGTTTCTTGGGAGTGTGATGAAGTGAAGGCTATTGCAACTCCTTCAAGATTAATCGAAGAGCGTGCCAATTTGGCTAACATAGAAGATGTTGGGCCTGGGTCTAAACATTTGAAGAGGTTGCCTggaacaaatatttttgaagagATTAGAAAGTCATTATTGGAGGGGAGATTAAGAGAGATGAAGCAACGGGCAGCATCTATTGCATGGTGGAATTCCTTGAGGTGTCGGAAAAAACCCGTATACTCAACAACCCTACGAGAACTTCTCACAGTGAAGCATCCTATCTATGATATCCATTGCCAAAAAGTTGAGCGACTCTCCTCGTTATGCTCCTCTAAGCTTGGTGATGTTGTTCTTTCACCAATTGAACGGTTCCAGAAGATGACTGATCTCGTGGAATCATTTATGTTTGCAATTCCAGCAGCACGTTCCCCTGCACCTATCTTCTGGTGCAGTCAGACCAGAACTCCTGTGTTTCTGCATTCAACTTATGAGGAGAAATGCTCTGAAATGTTGTTGCCTCTTCTTTCACCTATTAGACCTGCAATTGTCCGGAGACAACTGTATTTCCCAGACAGGCGCCTAATACAGTTTGACTGTGGTAAATTGCAGGAGCTTGCTATTTTGCTCAGGAAGTTAAAGTCAGAAGGCCATCGGGTATTAATATTCACACAGATGACCAAGATGCTGGATATTTTGGAGGCTTTCATAAACCTGTACGGCTACACTTACATGCGTTTAGATGGATCTACTCAACCAGAGGATAGACAAACTTTAATGCAGCGTTTCAACACCAATCCCAAAATATTTATCTTCATTCTATCAACCCGTAGTGGGGGTGTTGGCATCAATCTTGTTGGGGCAGATACTGTAATCTTCTATGATAGTGACTGGAATCCTGCGATGGATCAGCAAGCCCAAGATCGCTGCCATCGGATAGGACAGACACGTGAAGTACATATCTACAGGTTAATCAGTGAGAGCACCATTGAAGAAAATATCTTAAAGAAAGCCAATCAGAAGCGTGCTCTTGATGATCTAGTTATACAGAGTGGAGGATACAACACAGAATTTTTCAAGAAGCTCGATCCTATGGAATTATTTTCTGGGCATAAAACACTTCAGATTAAGAACATGCAGAGGgagaaaaacaataacaatggaAATGAGGTTTCATTGTCTAATGCAGACGTGGAGGCTGCTCTGAAATATGCTGAAGATGAAGCAGATTACATGGCATTGAAGAAAGTCGAACAGGAAGAGGCTGTAGACAACCAAGAGTTTACTGAAGAGGCCATTGGGAGATTGGAAGATGATGAATTCGTAAATGATGATGATATGAAGGCTGATGAGCCTACAGACCATGAGATGACAACTTGTTGCAAAGAGGGTGAGGTGAATTTAGATGAAAATGATTGCATTGAAGAGAGAGCTGTAACTTTTACTGGGAACAAAGATGATGTCGATATGTTGGCTGATGTCAAGCAGATGGCAGCAGCGGCAGCTGCTGCTGGACAAGCTATCTCATCCTTCGAAAATCAGCTACGTCCAATAGACAGATATGCAGTCCGTTTTCTGGAACTGTGGGATCCAATTATAGACAAAGCAGCCTTGGAATCCCAAGTTAGGTTTCAGGAGACAGAATGGGAGCTTGATCGTATTGAGAAGTACAAGGACGAAATGGAAGCTGagattgatgatgatgaagagccATTGGTGTATGAAA GATGGGATGCTGATTTTGCGACCGAGGCATACCGACAACAAGTTGAGGCGCTAACTCAACATCAG TTGATGGAAGAAAAGGAAGCTGAAGCTGAAGCTAATGAGAAGGAAAGTGCAGATGGACATTTAGATGCTATGGT CAGGTGTAAAGTGCCACGCAATCCTAAATCGAAGTCTAAGAAGAAACCAAAGAAAACCAAGTTCAAATCCCTCAAGAAAGAATCTTTAACTTCTGAATTGAAACACATGAAAGTGGAGGCATCAATAGAAACTTTGTCTGCagatgatgatgacgatgacgaCGACGATGACGTGATATATCCTGATGATGGTACATATTCAGATACTACGTCTCCTTATTCAAGTGTGCAGAGAAAACGTAAGAAAGCAGAATTAGCTATTGATATAGACAAAAAGAGGTCAAGGAAGAATagcaagaaattcaaaaaagctCCTGAAACGTGCCCTTTTGATGTAGATTCAGATCTGTCTGGAAAGCAGCATGGCAGGTCTATGGAATTAAAATCATACGAGGTGGTTTCTGATCTTGAGCAGAAACCAGCTGGCAGGAGCAAGATGGGAGGGAAAATCTCCATCAGTACCATGCCAGTGAAACGGGTGTTGATGATAAAGCCAGAGAAGTTAAAGAAAGGGAATGTTTGGTCGAGAGATTGTGTTCCTCCACCTGATTCATGGTTGCCACAGGAGGATGCAATATTATGTGCTGTTGTACATGAATATGGCCCTCACTGGAGCTTGGTCAGTGAAACTCTGTATGGGATGGCTGCTGGTGGGTTTTATCGGGGAAGATACCGCCATCCAGTTCATTGTTGTGAGAGATTTAGAGAACTAATCCATAGATATGTTTTATCTTCTCCAGAACATCCTATCAATAATGAAAAGATGAGCAATATGGTCTCCGGGAAGGCCCTTCTCAAAGTAACTGAG GATAACATACGGATGTTATTAAATGTTGCTGCTGAGCAGCCAGACCATGAGTTACTTCTCCAGAAGCACTTCACAGCACTGCTTTCTGCTGTGTGGAGGGTGAACTCTCGTGCTGAATGTCAACAGAATTTGTCATCATCTCGAAATGCTCTTTATAATCATGGAAGGGTTTTCAATTCTTCTGTCAATCAGTTACCTTCGAATTCCTCAAAGGAATCTGcaaaaagaatgaaattcaCTAATTTGGGACATAGTAGCAAGTTGCTTGCTGCTGCACTCCATGATGCCAGCAGTAGAAGGCCAGATGATAGAGTTTCCTATTCCAACTTGAGCGAAGTTGCTCCTGCCATTGGTGAGCAGTTGGAAGTAACATTGGAATTCCAAAAAGAGGAAGATGATTCTTTGATTCAATTCCCACCTATAATAAGCATGTCAATACCTAGCTCAGCGCCATTGACATCAGTAAATAAGGATAGAGCAGAGGCTCACCATCTCAGAGCATCCACAAGTATAGCTGAAAATCGATTCAG GGATGCAGCAAGAGCTTGTGTTGAAGGGGATCTGGGCTGGGTTTCATCTACCGCACCAGCAAATGATTTCAAGTTGCGGCTGCCTTCAAAGACGCAGTCCTTGGGAAAGCACAAGCTCTCCGTCTCCGAGTCAACCAAGCCTCCTAGGTcaaagatgaagaaaacttTAATAGAGCACAGTCAAGGACACCTTTTTGCCGAGCCAGTATCCCAGCCACTGCCTGTACTGTCATCCAGGGATCCCAATTTAAGGTTTGACCTGCCGCCAATAGCCATTCAGGATAACAAGGATGAATATTCTATCTCATGCATTGAGAAGGAGCTTTCAGCGGAAATGGGGACCTGGGATGCTGTTGCACACGACTATGTTCTTGGTTTCACATCAGGTCTTGATGATTTTTCATCGTTGCCAGAATTTACTGACATCGGATAA